In one window of Bos taurus isolate L1 Dominette 01449 registration number 42190680 breed Hereford chromosome 15, ARS-UCD2.0, whole genome shotgun sequence DNA:
- the OR52P2 gene encoding olfactory receptor family 52 subfamily P member 2: MKFTNHSQQNPTSFLLMGIPGLEASHFWIAFPFCSMYTLAVLGNMAVLLVVYSEPELHQPMYLFLCMLSIIDLVLCTSTVPKLLALFWANTAEITFGGCATQMFFIHGFSAVESGILLAMAFDRYLAICWPLHYGSLLPPEAVGKLGAAAVFRGLGLMTPLTCLLARLSYCGRVVAHSYCEHMAVVKLACGGTQPNNIYGITAATLVVGTDSICIVISYALILRAVLGLSSKEARAKTFGTCGSHLGVILLFYIPGLFSFYTQRFGQHVPRHIHILLADLYLVMPPMLNPLIYGMKTKQIRDGALRLLKQGIVQS; this comes from the coding sequence ATGAAATTCACAAACCACAGCCAGCAGAATCCAACCTCCTTCCTGCTCATGGGAATTCCTGGCCTGGAGGCTTCTCACTTTTGGATTGCATTTCCATTCTGCTCCATGTACACCCTGGCAGTACTCGGCAACATGGCAGTGCTGCTGGTGGTGTACTCGGAGCCTGAGCTGCACCAGCCCATGTACCTGTTCCTATGCATGCTGTCCATCATCGATCTGGTGCTCTGCACCTCCACTGTGCCCAAGCTCCTTGCACTCTTTTGGGCAAACACTGCTGAGATCACCTTTGGGGGCTGTGCCACCCAGATGTTCTTCATCCATGGCTTCTCAGCTGTAGAATCTGGCATCCTGCTAGCAATGGCCTTTGACCGCTACTTGGCCATCTGCTGGCCCCTGCATTATGGGTCATTGCTGCCCCCAGAGGCTGTGGGCAAGTTGGGGGCTGCTGCTGTGTTTCGTGGCTTGGGACTCATGACCCCACTCACCTGCTTACTGGCAAGACTGAGCTACTGTGGCCGAGTGGTGGCCCACTCCTACTGTGAGCACATGGCTGTGGTGAAGCTGGCATGTGGGGGCACACAGCCAAACAACATCTATGGCATCACGGCTGCCACATTGGTGGTGGGTACTGACTCCATCTGCATTGTTATATCCTATGCACTCATCCTCCGGGCAGTGCTAGGCCTCTCCTCCAAGGAGGCAAGGGCTAAGACCTTTGGCACTTGTGGCTCCCACCTGGGCGTCATCCTTCTGTTCTATATCCCGGGACTCTTCTCGTTCTACACTCAGCGCTTTGGTCAGCATGTGCCCCGGCACATCCACATTCTCTTGGCTGACCTCTACCTTGTCATGCCGCCTATGCTCAATCCCCTCATCTACGGCATGAAGACCAAGCAGATCCGGGATGGGGCCCTCCGACTGCTGAAGCAGGGCATTGTCCAGTCATAA